One segment of Desmodus rotundus isolate HL8 chromosome 6, HLdesRot8A.1, whole genome shotgun sequence DNA contains the following:
- the KCNIP1 gene encoding A-type potassium channel modulatory protein KCNIP1 isoform X2, giving the protein MGAVMGTFSSLQTKQRRPSKDKIEDELEMTTVCHRPEGLEQLEAQTNFTKRELQVLYRGFKNECPSGVVNEETFKQIYAQFFPHGDASTYAHYLFHAFDTTQTGSVKFEDFVTALSILLRGTVHEKLRWTFNLYDINKDGYINKEEMMDIVKAIYDMMGKYTYPVLKEDTPRQHVDVFFQKMDKNKDGIVTLDEFLESCQEDDNIMRSLQLFQNVM; this is encoded by the exons ATAAGATCGAAGATGAGCTGGAAATGACCACGGTCTGCCATCGGCCCGAGGGACTGGAGCAGCTTGAGGCCCAGACAAACTTCACCAAGCGGGAGCTACAAGTCCTTTATCGAGGCTTCAAAAAC GAGTGCCCCAGTGGCGTGGTCAACGAAGAAACGTTCAAGCAGATCTACGCGCAGTTTTTCCCTCATGGAG ACGCCAGCACGTACGCCCATTACCTCTTCCACGCCTTCGACACCACCCAGACTGGCTCCGTGAAGTTCGAG GACTTTGTAACCGCTCTGTCCATTTTACTGAGAGGAACCGTCCATGAGAAACTGAGGTGGACGTTTAATTTGTACGACATCAATAAAGATGGATACATAAACAAAGAG GAGATGATGGACATCGTCAAAGCCATCTACGACATGATGGGCAAGTACACCTACCCCGTGCTCAAAGAAGACACTCCGAGGCAGCACGTGGACGTCTTCTTCCAG aaaatggacaaaaataaagaTGGGATCGTGACTTTAGACGAATTCCTTGAATCCTGTCAGGAG GACGACAACATCATGAGGTCCCTCCAGCTGTTCCAAAACGTCATGTAA
- the KCNIP1 gene encoding A-type potassium channel modulatory protein KCNIP1 isoform X3 — MTTVCHRPEGLEQLEAQTNFTKRELQVLYRGFKNECPSGVVNEETFKQIYAQFFPHGDASTYAHYLFHAFDTTQTGSVKFEDFVTALSILLRGTVHEKLRWTFNLYDINKDGYINKEEMMDIVKAIYDMMGKYTYPVLKEDTPRQHVDVFFQKMDKNKDGIVTLDEFLESCQEDDNIMRSLQLFQNVM, encoded by the exons ATGACCACGGTCTGCCATCGGCCCGAGGGACTGGAGCAGCTTGAGGCCCAGACAAACTTCACCAAGCGGGAGCTACAAGTCCTTTATCGAGGCTTCAAAAAC GAGTGCCCCAGTGGCGTGGTCAACGAAGAAACGTTCAAGCAGATCTACGCGCAGTTTTTCCCTCATGGAG ACGCCAGCACGTACGCCCATTACCTCTTCCACGCCTTCGACACCACCCAGACTGGCTCCGTGAAGTTCGAG GACTTTGTAACCGCTCTGTCCATTTTACTGAGAGGAACCGTCCATGAGAAACTGAGGTGGACGTTTAATTTGTACGACATCAATAAAGATGGATACATAAACAAAGAG GAGATGATGGACATCGTCAAAGCCATCTACGACATGATGGGCAAGTACACCTACCCCGTGCTCAAAGAAGACACTCCGAGGCAGCACGTGGACGTCTTCTTCCAG aaaatggacaaaaataaagaTGGGATCGTGACTTTAGACGAATTCCTTGAATCCTGTCAGGAG GACGACAACATCATGAGGTCCCTCCAGCTGTTCCAAAACGTCATGTAA